A single window of Pedosphaera parvula Ellin514 DNA harbors:
- a CDS encoding family 43 glycosylhydrolase yields MNFKYLLVLFCWLAGSVFGAPFFNPIVSNGADPWVVAKDGFYYYTQTTGASVKVRQTRRIAGAIGISNTTATTVFTPSAPYNQNVWAPELHYLQGKWYIYYAADDGTDANHRLYVAEASSPLGPYTLKGKIADPSDCWAIDGTVLEKDDGTLYLVWSGWTGATHGNQNIYIAPMSNPWTISGPRVNLSTIAYSWEYPNSTFVNEGPEILKRNGKTCIVYSANGTWTDNYCLGLMVNTDGNYLNAASWTKNSSPIFKTYVGADGAVYAPGHCGFTHSLDGTEDWIIYHAAQYQGAGFTRDVRAQKFTWLANDTPNLGQPIPPGVPVASPSGEERALESATLLSDGRLAVCTVPTNGVVQRNFRLPGTGSWSGWGSLGGSGFKKISTVRYNDDRLAVLGIGSDARVWLNAEMSSGGAWMGWAYLGGPAFSEVKGVIYSDQRLAGAAVGDGTAMWLNSQSSTNGSWGGWVSLGGSNFWNVDLVKRLDDRLVVLGVGSTDVWINAQATVNGSWNGWQSIGGTNFNYARMLSRPDGRLAVFAVGSGTAAWINSELTPEGAWSGWTSLAGSVLTRLEPILLSDGRMAVFATGDYSAVTVNQQATVNGAWSGWVTVAGSGFGSTTGVQMPDGQLAALTHNFGTAEYFNQQSGPSHIWGGWSALVGGAEAPKLSCSQAGDSVTLQWSTNVSGFKLEQSVQTVPSSWGALTNVPTVVGTNNSVTLTIDPAGKVFRMRHP; encoded by the coding sequence ATGAATTTTAAATATCTCCTAGTGCTTTTTTGCTGGCTGGCCGGGAGTGTTTTTGGTGCGCCATTTTTTAATCCCATTGTGAGCAATGGGGCGGATCCGTGGGTGGTGGCCAAGGATGGATTTTATTATTACACGCAAACGACCGGTGCTTCGGTAAAGGTGCGACAGACGAGACGGATAGCCGGGGCGATTGGGATTAGCAACACCACGGCCACGACGGTATTCACGCCGTCGGCTCCCTATAACCAGAACGTGTGGGCACCGGAGCTGCATTATCTCCAGGGGAAATGGTACATTTATTATGCGGCGGATGACGGGACGGATGCCAATCACCGGCTGTACGTGGCGGAAGCATCGAGTCCGCTGGGGCCGTACACGCTTAAGGGAAAGATTGCTGATCCTTCAGATTGCTGGGCGATTGACGGGACTGTGCTGGAAAAGGACGACGGGACGCTCTACCTGGTATGGTCGGGTTGGACGGGGGCGACGCATGGGAATCAAAATATTTACATAGCTCCCATGAGCAATCCATGGACCATCAGCGGTCCGCGGGTGAATCTTTCGACGATCGCATATTCCTGGGAGTATCCGAATTCAACATTCGTGAACGAGGGACCGGAAATTCTCAAACGTAACGGCAAGACGTGCATTGTTTATTCAGCGAATGGGACTTGGACGGATAATTATTGCCTGGGATTGATGGTGAACACGGATGGTAATTATTTGAATGCGGCTTCGTGGACGAAGAATTCCAGCCCGATTTTTAAAACTTATGTGGGTGCCGACGGCGCAGTGTATGCGCCGGGTCATTGTGGCTTTACGCATTCCCTGGATGGGACCGAGGATTGGATTATTTACCATGCGGCGCAGTATCAAGGGGCGGGTTTCACCCGGGATGTGCGTGCGCAGAAATTTACCTGGCTTGCAAACGACACGCCGAACCTGGGGCAGCCGATTCCTCCCGGAGTGCCGGTGGCGTCGCCTTCTGGTGAAGAGCGGGCGTTGGAGAGTGCGACCTTGCTTTCAGATGGCCGATTGGCGGTGTGCACCGTGCCTACGAACGGCGTGGTGCAACGGAATTTTCGGTTGCCGGGTACCGGGAGTTGGAGTGGGTGGGGCAGCCTGGGCGGCAGTGGTTTCAAAAAGATTTCGACCGTTCGTTACAATGATGACCGGCTGGCGGTGCTCGGGATAGGGAGTGATGCGCGTGTGTGGCTGAATGCGGAGATGAGTTCCGGCGGTGCGTGGATGGGGTGGGCGTATCTGGGGGGACCGGCGTTCAGCGAAGTGAAGGGGGTGATTTATTCCGACCAGCGGTTGGCTGGGGCGGCAGTGGGAGATGGAACAGCGATGTGGCTTAATTCCCAATCATCCACGAACGGAAGCTGGGGTGGGTGGGTGAGTTTGGGAGGGAGTAATTTTTGGAATGTTGACCTGGTGAAAAGGCTAGACGATCGACTGGTGGTGCTTGGGGTGGGGAGCACAGACGTGTGGATCAATGCGCAGGCGACGGTCAATGGCAGTTGGAATGGATGGCAGAGCATTGGTGGAACAAATTTTAATTATGCGAGGATGTTGTCGCGGCCGGATGGCCGGTTGGCAGTGTTCGCGGTGGGGAGCGGGACGGCAGCGTGGATTAATTCGGAGCTGACGCCGGAAGGTGCGTGGTCCGGTTGGACGAGCCTGGCAGGAAGTGTTTTGACGCGGTTGGAACCGATTTTGTTGTCGGACGGCCGCATGGCGGTATTCGCGACGGGGGATTATAGCGCAGTGACGGTGAACCAGCAGGCAACCGTTAATGGGGCTTGGAGCGGTTGGGTGACGGTGGCGGGATCAGGATTTGGTTCGACTACCGGTGTGCAGATGCCCGATGGACAGTTGGCAGCCCTGACTCACAATTTTGGCACTGCTGAATACTTTAACCAGCAAAGCGGTCCCAGTCATATTTGGGGCGGTTGGAGCGCGCTGGTGGGCGGGGCGGAGGCGCCGAAGTTAAGCTGTTCACAGGCTGGGGACAGTGTCACGTTGCAATGGTCCACCAATGTTTCCGGTTTCAAGCTGGAACAATCCGTGCAGACGGTTCCTTCCTCATGGGGTGCGCTCACTAATGTTCCGACGGTTGTAGGTACCAATAATTCGGTCACGCTGACGATTGATCCGGCGGGAAAAGTTTTCCGGATGCGTCATCCATGA